In the genome of Pseudorasbora parva isolate DD20220531a chromosome 10, ASM2467924v1, whole genome shotgun sequence, one region contains:
- the LOC137090610 gene encoding synaptosomal-associated protein 23-like: MADMLVDEISIKAKRLTDESANSCRRMVQMTQETINVGGKTTAMLDEQGEKLRNVKHEVGQIEQEMKRARKNVNELSKCCGLWPRNRVKSIKSDRRYEQGKELKKSKRNVVTSQQTAIRSGQAVSARSAASSGLYNSRITNDEQDEMEENLEIVDTNIGILKIMAVEMGKKISDQNQTIEDITNEVTDISHDVFAADKQLSHNSCDLL; this comes from the exons ATGGCAGACATGTTAGTGGATGAGATCTCAATTAAAGCCAAACGTTTAACAGATGAG TCAGCTAATAGCTGTAGAAGAATGGTACAAATGACACAGGAG ACTATAAACGTTGGGGGCAAAACAACTGCTATGCTGGATGAGCAGGGAG AAAAACTAAGGAATGTGAAACATGAAGTGGGCCAGATTGAGCAGGAGATGAAACGGGCTCGAAAAAACGTGAACGAACTGTCCAAATGCTGTGGCCTGTGGCCACGGAATAG AGTGAAGTCCATCAAGAGTGACAGGAGATATGAGCAGGGTAAGGAACTAAAGAAAAGTAAGCGGAATGTGGTGACCAGCCAACAGACTGCCATCCGCAGTGGGCAGGCTGTTTCTGCTAGGTCAGCAGCCTCATCCGGCCTTTACAACAGTAG AATAACAAATGATGAGCAAGATGAGATGGAAGAGAATCTGGAGATAGTGGACACCAACATTGGGATTCTAAAGATCATGGCGGTGGAAATGGGCAAGAAGATCAGCGATCAGAACCAAACTATTGAGGACATCACTAATGAG gtTACAGATATTTCTCATGATGTTTTTGCTGCAGACAAACAACTATCCCACAATTCCTGTGATCTCCTGTGA